A window of the Salvelinus sp. IW2-2015 linkage group LG3, ASM291031v2, whole genome shotgun sequence genome harbors these coding sequences:
- the LOC111953172 gene encoding homeobox and leucine zipper protein Homez-like — translation MTRTKRTAELDKHPDPAAKLTKKSELAPALTSATPIPQPRYPASIPDPTPFPPVGPADSSKGGTGIMYPKSQGRVGTASPYNLAPAPFDLNQNHVVCLPLVSEHLKLLWACSDQTQELDGVAYLIEAFNVFPYPTLGETASLAQSCSLHLDQVRVWFMVQRLRYGISWDAEEICMARCKICGPNQAKEKDKKEKEEKVLPPLSKEDDRRNRSEHSPVSTSNQLSSLSFESSSPVPRKRRKRHPVVAPNNSNLQHPSPPVPLCLVAPPTTTGQTLEAPDKTHENVKPQRHCQDFHSELWRSFGCNTNPPKEELQRLQALTRLHMKYIRKWFCNRRFLLHHRVKADPESEENGQSQPNGLLSSQTQLSQRLTQPPPPADSRVRPSPTKKRVCQVDDVDFLSRSRNGNHVHGNPANTTHQIRSNVKVKEKEKEPADVQKKKTGAADKEKTDRAGVKRWEKNIKKELKMERNAVGITKFIDDDGEEQVIKMGPWPKNKTIAQLELLRHFFLTCQWPNKGDYTQLQQQTGLSRKALTQWFGDTRYYVKKGMERWMSGEEHRKVLAQIREKQRQRQRDWLMTEETGPSGSSSVPSLRTVTHSANGEAGREEDGAGTLRPMNGVKLE, via the exons ATGACCAGAACAAAGCGGACAGCAGAGCTGGACAAGCATCCAGATCCAGCTGCTAAGCTCACAAAGAAGAGTGAGTTAGCTCCAGCCCTAACATCAGCTACCCCTATACCACAACCACGGTACCCAGCCTCCATCCCTGACCCCACTCCCTTCCCTCCTGTAGGCCCCGCTGACAGCAGCAAGGGGGGCACAGGGATAATGTACCCCAAAAGTCAGGGGAGGGTAGGCACAGCGTCCCCCTACAATCTTGCTCCGGCTCCCTTCGACCTCAACCAGAACCACGTGGTGTGTCTGCCTCTGGTCTCCGAGCACCTGAAGCTCCTGTGGGCGTGCTCAGACCAGACCCAGGAACTGGACGGCGTGGCTTATCTCATAGAGGCCTTCAACGTGTTCCCATACCCGACGCTGGGGGAGACTGCGTCGCTCGCCCAGAGCTGCTCTCTGCATCTGGACCAG GTCAGAGTGTGGTTCATGGTCCAGCGGCTCCGCTATGGGATCAGCTGGGATGCAGAAGAGATCTGTATGGCACGGTGCAAGATTTGCGGACCAAACCAGGCGAAGGAGAAGgacaaaaaagagaaagaagagaaggtaTTGCCTCCCCTCAGTAAGGAGGATGATAGGAGAAACAGGAGCGAACATTCACCTGTGTCCACCTCCAATCAGCTTAGCAGCCTGTCCTTCGAGTCCTCCTCACCCGTTCCTCGAAAACGCCGTAAACGCCACCCTGTTGTTGCACCCAATAACTCCAATCTGCAACACCCTTCACCTCCAGTCCCTCTGTGCTTAGTGGCGCCCCCKACAACCACAGGGCAAACCCTAGAAGCCCCCGACAAAACCCACGAAAACGTCAAACCCCAGAGGCACTGTCAGGACTTTCACTCAGAGCTGTGGCGGAGCTTCGGCTGTAACACAAATCCTCCGAAGGAGGAGCTCCAGCGTCTGCAGGCCCTCACCAGGCTCCACATGAAGTACATCCGCAAGTGGTTCTGCAACCGGCGTTTCTTGCTCCACCACCGCGTCAAGGCCGACCCAGAGTCTGAAGAGAACGGCCAGTCGCAGCCCAACGGCCTCCTGTCGTCACAGACACAGCTTAGTCAGCGTCTGACGCAACCACCACCGCCAGCTGACAGCAGGGTCAGACCGTCACCGACGAAGAAAAGGGTCTGTCAAGTAGATGATGTCGACTTCCTAAGCAGGAGCCGCAATGGTAACCATGTCCATGGCAACCCCGCTAACACCACCCACCAGATTAGGTCAAACGTGaaggtgaaggagaaagagaaagaaccagCGGAYGTACAGAAGAAGAAGACGGGAGCAGCAGACAAAGAGAAAACGGACAGAGCTGGAGTTAAGAGATGGGAAAAGAACATCAAGAAGGAACTGAAGATGGAGCGGAACGCGGTGGGGATCACCAAATTCATCGATGACGACGGAGAAGAGCAAGTTATCAAAATGGGCCCGTGGCCGAAGAACAAGACAATAGCCCAGCTGGAGCTCCTGAGACACTTCTTCCTCACCTGCCAGTGGCCCAACAAAGGGGACTACACGCAACTGCAGCAGCAGACAGGCCTCTCYCGGAAGGCTCTCACCCAGTGGTTCGGAGACACCCGCTACTACGTCAAGAAGGGCATGGAACGCTGGATGAGTGGGGAGGAGCACCGGAAGGTCCTGGCGCAGATTAGGGAGAAGCAGAGGCAACGGCAGAGGGACTGGTTGATGACTGAGGAAACAGGTCCATCGGGGTCCTCCTCCGTGCCGTCTTTGCGTACCGTGACTCATAGTGCTAATGGGGAGGCTggtagggaggaggatggagctGGGACTTTGAGACCTATGAATGGCGTGAAGCTGGAGTGA
- the LOC111953174 gene encoding lipid transferase CIDEB produces METTSSLIKSVTRRVWSSAPAHQRPFRVCSHDRGTRKGITAGTLEELRERVCQALMLCLSSLAVVLVCEEDGTVVDSEDFLMSLPDNTVLMALEPGQTWKTPPGTTLSKAQDPNQPRTGKDIACVTFDLYRQNPKDVFGSLNVKGTFSGRYSVSADFKCLGPKKVLREALRVASTLLQAAGHMFISSANMIKRLIEGAEFWQPQRAEVAECS; encoded by the exons ATGGAGACAACGTCATCACTAATAAA gTCTGTSACCAGGCGGGTGTGGTCGTCGGCCCCTGCCCATCAGAGACCGTTCAGGGTGTGTTCCCATGACAGGGGCACCAGGAAGGGCATCACAGCAGGAACCCtggaggagctgagagagagg GTGTGCCAGGCTTTAATGCTGTGTTTGTCCAGTCTGGCTGTGGTGCTGGTGTGTGAGGAGGATGGGACAGTGGTGGACTCTGAAGACTTCCTGATGTCTCTGCCAGACAACACAGTCCTCATGGCCCTGGAACCTGGACAGACATGGAAAACCCCTCCG GGTACAACGCTCTCTAAAGCCCAAGACCCCAACCAGCCGCGGACAGGAAAGGATATAGCCTGCGTGACCTTTGACCTGTACCGGCAGAACCCCAAGGATGTGTTTGGCTCCCTGAACGTGAAGGGCACCTTCTCAGGCCGGTACTCRGTCAGCGCCGACTTCAAATGTCTGGGGCCCAAGAAAGTCCTcag agaggcCCTCCGCGTggcctccaccctcctccaggcgGCAGGTCACATGTTYATCTCCTCAGCTAATATGATCAAGCGGCTCATCGAGGGAGCAGAGTTCTGGCAGCCCCAGAGGGCGGAGGTTGCAGAGTGCAGTTGA
- the tinf2 gene encoding TERF1-interacting nuclear factor 2 isoform X1 yields MATKKLSEMDISLPLSSLRLLAPPLRLVSAAMWKVIKERDVMHYGTLEEFVTSTCETVPGLLTSRHQAKLALGLRARLILEVCHGLDPPDPAVILPQLDRIRALIPSSALKKDVKIETAVTNLHGLVEVLLRDPTERALFYMVEFPSEYGPQFDQELEKLLWEFLXRLNQLLPVPNLAQTVSWLTAAPPVLEECAKAASQPQLLRTLLQHQICLGHLDLAASLPPCMGDSILSSLSLPPSGRSQQSEQSGSKPAFVSTPNPQSLTPLTNHRQTQNRSSPITPVIGGICNEDLPVMASANNRPRTCXEDVTIQSDSREVEKKAESTARSKYTEGESEEDEEVIVVRRGRKRRRRRSEEKDLTSDTDEETERDLQRDCLVQLGIAGLKVPEDQHLCSYITSCLLNQPRVLIPRLTSTDITAHVRSQPRSPSCSNKTPTAGRSPWGQNKRLTITVRRLPSTQQRKLNDSSLTLDVALPASADKENCVLPSVSSPSIVPLPQMRRSTEILTSPVTSDNDDVIGDSEDEATKNFKGRLFMKRYYKTKHDTYVPTLREFWKPGLARPAVSRQRTPMTRSIIHRPMAKSFHHPWGAKNAF; encoded by the exons ATGGCAACTAAGAAGTTATCTGAAATGG ACATCTCCCTCCCCTTATCTTCCTTACGCCTCCTGGCCCCTCCTCTCCGGCTGGTCTCTGCCGCCATGTGGAAGGTGATAAAGGAACGCGATGTGATGCATTATGGGACGCTGGAGGAGTTTGTGACGTCAACCTGCGAGACAGTCCCTGGCTTGCTCACATCTAGACACCAGGCCAAGCTGGCTCTGGGGCTGAGGGCACGG CTGATCTTAGAAGTGTGCCATGGCCTGGACCCTCCAGATCCAGCGGTTATCCTTCCCCAGCTGGACAGGATCCGTGCCCTTATTCCTTCCTCTGCACTG AAGAAGGATGTGAAGATTGAGACCGCAGTCACCAACTTGCATGGCCTGGTGGAAGTCCTCCTGAGAGACCCCACAGAGAGAGCACTGTTCTACATG GTGGAGTTTCCTTCAGAGTATGGCCCTCAGTTTGACCAGGAACTGGAGAAACTGCTGTGGGAGTTCCTGKTCAGACTGAACCAACTTCTCCCAGTGCCTAACCTGGCTCAGACGGTGTCCTGGCTCACTGCTGCCCCTCCTGTCCTAGAGGAGTGTGCGAAGGCTGCCTCCCAACCCCAGCTCCTYAGGACACTGCTCCAGCACCAGATCTGCCTGGGACACCTGGATTTGGCAG CTTCTCTTCCTCCCTGTATGGGCGACTCCATCCTCTCatccctatctctccctccctctggaaGATCTCAGCAAAGCGAACAATCAGGATCTAAGCCTGCCTTTGTTTCCACCCCAAACCCTCAGTCTTTAACCccattgaccaatcacagacagacacaaaacagGTCATCACCCATCACGCCTGTGATAGGTGGGATTTGCAACGAAGACCTGCCAGTCATGGCTTCAGCCAATAACAGGCCAAGAACTTGCYAGGAAGACGTTACTATCCAATCGGATTCAAGAGAAGTGGAGAAGAAAGCCGAGTCAACGGCAAGGTCAAAATATACTGAGGGGGAATCTGAAGAGGACGAGGAGGTGATAGTcgtgagaagagggaggaagaggaggaggaggaggagtgaagagAAGGATTTGACGAGTGATACAGATGAAGAGACTGAGAGGGACCTTCAAAGGGACTGTTTGGTTCAGTTGGGGATTGCAGGCCTCAAGGTTCCGGAAGACCAGCACCTCTGCTCTTACATCACATCCTGTCTGCTTAACCAACCCAGAGTGCTCATCCCCCGACTGACTTCCACAGACATCACTGCACATGTGAGGTCACAACCTcgcagtccttcctgcagcaacaAGACACCAACAGCAGGGAGATCTCCATGGGGACAGAACAAGAGGCTGACGATAACGGTGCGTCGGCTTCCTTCGACCCAGCAACGGAAGTTGAATGACAGCTCGTTGACCCTAGATGTGGCGCTTCCAGCATCAGCTGacaaaga GAACTGTGTGCTTCCTTCAGTTAGCTCTCCCTCCATTGTTCCTCTGCCTCAAATGAGAAGAAGCACAG AAATACTGACCTCACCAGTAACCAGTGACAATGATGATGTCATAGGAGATTCAGAGGATGAAGCGACAAAGAATTTCAAAGGCAGG CTGTTTATGAAGCGCTACTATAAGACCAAGCACGACACCTATGTACCCACTCTCAGGGAGTTCTGGAAGCCCGGCCTGGCACGACCTGCTGTCTCCCGGCAACGGACACCGATGACACGCTCAATAATTCACAGACCTATGGCAAAATCCTTTCACCATCCATGGGGagcaaaaaatgcattttga
- the tinf2 gene encoding TERF1-interacting nuclear factor 2 isoform X2: MWKVIKERDVMHYGTLEEFVTSTCETVPGLLTSRHQAKLALGLRARLILEVCHGLDPPDPAVILPQLDRIRALIPSSALKKDVKIETAVTNLHGLVEVLLRDPTERALFYMVEFPSEYGPQFDQELEKLLWEFLXRLNQLLPVPNLAQTVSWLTAAPPVLEECAKAASQPQLLRTLLQHQICLGHLDLAASLPPCMGDSILSSLSLPPSGRSQQSEQSGSKPAFVSTPNPQSLTPLTNHRQTQNRSSPITPVIGGICNEDLPVMASANNRPRTCXEDVTIQSDSREVEKKAESTARSKYTEGESEEDEEVIVVRRGRKRRRRRSEEKDLTSDTDEETERDLQRDCLVQLGIAGLKVPEDQHLCSYITSCLLNQPRVLIPRLTSTDITAHVRSQPRSPSCSNKTPTAGRSPWGQNKRLTITVRRLPSTQQRKLNDSSLTLDVALPASADKENCVLPSVSSPSIVPLPQMRRSTEILTSPVTSDNDDVIGDSEDEATKNFKGRLFMKRYYKTKHDTYVPTLREFWKPGLARPAVSRQRTPMTRSIIHRPMAKSFHHPWGAKNAF; the protein is encoded by the exons ATGTGGAAGGTGATAAAGGAACGCGATGTGATGCATTATGGGACGCTGGAGGAGTTTGTGACGTCAACCTGCGAGACAGTCCCTGGCTTGCTCACATCTAGACACCAGGCCAAGCTGGCTCTGGGGCTGAGGGCACGG CTGATCTTAGAAGTGTGCCATGGCCTGGACCCTCCAGATCCAGCGGTTATCCTTCCCCAGCTGGACAGGATCCGTGCCCTTATTCCTTCCTCTGCACTG AAGAAGGATGTGAAGATTGAGACCGCAGTCACCAACTTGCATGGCCTGGTGGAAGTCCTCCTGAGAGACCCCACAGAGAGAGCACTGTTCTACATG GTGGAGTTTCCTTCAGAGTATGGCCCTCAGTTTGACCAGGAACTGGAGAAACTGCTGTGGGAGTTCCTGKTCAGACTGAACCAACTTCTCCCAGTGCCTAACCTGGCTCAGACGGTGTCCTGGCTCACTGCTGCCCCTCCTGTCCTAGAGGAGTGTGCGAAGGCTGCCTCCCAACCCCAGCTCCTYAGGACACTGCTCCAGCACCAGATCTGCCTGGGACACCTGGATTTGGCAG CTTCTCTTCCTCCCTGTATGGGCGACTCCATCCTCTCatccctatctctccctccctctggaaGATCTCAGCAAAGCGAACAATCAGGATCTAAGCCTGCCTTTGTTTCCACCCCAAACCCTCAGTCTTTAACCccattgaccaatcacagacagacacaaaacagGTCATCACCCATCACGCCTGTGATAGGTGGGATTTGCAACGAAGACCTGCCAGTCATGGCTTCAGCCAATAACAGGCCAAGAACTTGCYAGGAAGACGTTACTATCCAATCGGATTCAAGAGAAGTGGAGAAGAAAGCCGAGTCAACGGCAAGGTCAAAATATACTGAGGGGGAATCTGAAGAGGACGAGGAGGTGATAGTcgtgagaagagggaggaagaggaggaggaggaggagtgaagagAAGGATTTGACGAGTGATACAGATGAAGAGACTGAGAGGGACCTTCAAAGGGACTGTTTGGTTCAGTTGGGGATTGCAGGCCTCAAGGTTCCGGAAGACCAGCACCTCTGCTCTTACATCACATCCTGTCTGCTTAACCAACCCAGAGTGCTCATCCCCCGACTGACTTCCACAGACATCACTGCACATGTGAGGTCACAACCTcgcagtccttcctgcagcaacaAGACACCAACAGCAGGGAGATCTCCATGGGGACAGAACAAGAGGCTGACGATAACGGTGCGTCGGCTTCCTTCGACCCAGCAACGGAAGTTGAATGACAGCTCGTTGACCCTAGATGTGGCGCTTCCAGCATCAGCTGacaaaga GAACTGTGTGCTTCCTTCAGTTAGCTCTCCCTCCATTGTTCCTCTGCCTCAAATGAGAAGAAGCACAG AAATACTGACCTCACCAGTAACCAGTGACAATGATGATGTCATAGGAGATTCAGAGGATGAAGCGACAAAGAATTTCAAAGGCAGG CTGTTTATGAAGCGCTACTATAAGACCAAGCACGACACCTATGTACCCACTCTCAGGGAGTTCTGGAAGCCCGGCCTGGCACGACCTGCTGTCTCCCGGCAACGGACACCGATGACACGCTCAATAATTCACAGACCTATGGCAAAATCCTTTCACCATCCATGGGGagcaaaaaatgcattttga